Proteins from a genomic interval of Sander vitreus isolate 19-12246 chromosome 6, sanVit1, whole genome shotgun sequence:
- the cep72 gene encoding centrosomal protein of 72 kDa isoform X2 yields the protein MAAECLTTITEQWIRERLQLKHPCLGNSDVRSLSLPGTYEEKIRHLGNALINFVRLKSLDLSCNALVFVEGVQHLKVLERLILYYNCIPSLEEVKVLYKLPVLRELDLRLNPLTKSYPQYRPCLVHAMPNLRKLDGCSVRDTERKAAIMQFSSDLLPQQKSSSLNQIADQSSDQRLALVEDFTKRLSLLTDTEDIVLNFVAMNHGGQSETQSHSVHKEAEEPKEDESKDFTEQRSSTPKQETAKSILRYPPTKYDNTVSKVPHMKEPSHKRSSTSLKVTERPKVSFGPYVEKCRPVPGKQKQKDFPKQIRHAAKGHYTPNPDQSLRHSSSLLNIRPPSPRRPGLNLSDPSNPLLHPPRLTYSSFNKKEGGSSLLQQGEKKKRGSYRKPLEMLLNLVDKHWMGERSLHHNNNFLSHAVQILSMMENDVSSREAEVRTLRREADALSFQAAAQEEEHKTEVRNLSAQLEEARSAVVSGFSTRKQCWALGGLNGFDEHTVFTRTQGKLNEQLRIVLEENVALQKQLIKLERQYLKTMMKSSPITQIKEAQTEVEELRKEIEGLREKVLEAEKVKDLSNMLQESHRSLVATNKCLLAELKGSGEL from the exons GTGTTTGACAACGATAACAGAGCAATGGATACGGGAGAGATTACAATTAAAACATCCCTGTCTGGGTAATA GTGATGTCCGCTCACTGAGCCTCCCGGGGACGTATGAAGAGAAGATCAGACATCTGGGAAACGCACTGATTAACTTTGTCCGTCTGAAGTCTTTGGACCTCTCCTGCAATGCGCTCGTCTTTGTTGAG GGGGTTCAACATTTGAAAGTGCTGGAAAGGCTCATCCTGTACTATAACTGCATACCTTCCCTTGAAGAGGTGAAAGTGTTGTACAAGCTGCCAGTtttgagagagctggacctcaGGCTCAACCCTCTGACCAAAAGTTACCCACAATACCGCCCTTGTCTGGTGCATGCCATGCCCAACCTACGCAAACTAG ATGGCTGTTCAGTCAGAGACACCGAGCGCAAAGCTGCCATAATGCAATTCTCCTCTGACCTTCTACCTCAGCAGAAGAGCTCATCTCTGAATCAAATTGCTGACCAAAG CAGTGATCAGAGACTGGCTTTAGTTGAAGACTTTACCAAGAGGCTCTCTCTCCTGACTGACACTGAGGATATTGTGTTGAATTTTGTTGCGATGAATCATGGAGGCCAAAGTGAAACTCAGTCCCACTCAGTTCACAAGGAGGCAGAAG AACCCAAAGAGGACGAATCGAAGGATTTTACAGAACAGAGAAGTTCTACTCCAAAACAG gaaaCGGCTAAATCCATCCTGAGGTACCCCCCTACAAAATATG ATAACACAGTGTCCAAAGTGCCACACATGAAAGAACCATCTCATAAAAGAAGTTCTACCTCATTAAAAGTGACTGAAAGACCAAAGGTGTCCTTTGGCCCCTATGTAGAGAAATGCAGACCTGTGCCtggaaaacaaaagcaaaaggaCTTCCCCAAACAAATCAGACATGCAGCTAAGGGACATTATACCCCTAATCCTG aTCAAAGTCTTCGTCATAGTTCCTCATTACTTAATATCCGGCCTCCCAGTCCACGTCGTCCTGGTTTGAATTTGTCTGACCCCTCCAACCCCCTTTTACATCCTCCGAGACTAACCTACTCTAGCTTCAACAAGAAAGAAGGGGGCTCCAGCCTGCTGCAGCagggggagaagaaaaaaagg GGTAGTTATAGGAAGCCCCTGGAGATGCTCCTCAACCTCGTGGACAAACACTGGATGGGAGAGAGATCACTGCATCATAACAACAACTTCCTGT CTCACGCAGTCCAGATCCTTTCTATGATGGAAAACGATGTTTCCAGTAGGGAGGCTGAGGTCAGGACCTTAAGACGGGAAGCTGATGCACTGAGCTTTCAAGCAGCTGCACAGGAGGAAGAGCACAAAACTGAAGTCCGTAACCTCTCCGCTCAGCTGGAGGAAGCTCGCAGTGCAGTTGTGAGTGGATTCAGCACTAGAAAACAATGTTGGGCTTTAGGAGGCCTTAATGGTTTCGATGAGCACACTGTCTTTACTCGAACACAGGGCAAACTAAATGAGCAGCTGAGGATTGTCTTGGAGGAAAATGTTGCTCTACAAAAACAGCTCATCAAGTTAGAACGACAGTATCTCAAGACTATGATGAAAAGTTCACCTATCACTCAGATTAAAG AGGCTCAGACAGAAGTGGAAGAGCTGAGGAAAGAGATCGAGGGGTTGAGGGAGAAAGTGCTGGAGGCCGAGAAAGTCAAGGATTTGTCAAATATGCTGCAAGAAAGCCACAG GTCCCTGGTGGCTACCAACAAGTGTTTGCTAGCTGAGCTGAAGGGAAGTGGGgaactttaa
- the cep72 gene encoding centrosomal protein of 72 kDa isoform X1, whose translation MAAECLTTITEQWIRERLQLKHPCLGNSDVRSLSLPGTYEEKIRHLGNALINFVRLKSLDLSCNALVFVEGVQHLKVLERLILYYNCIPSLEEVKVLYKLPVLRELDLRLNPLTKSYPQYRPCLVHAMPNLRKLDGCSVRDTERKAAIMQFSSDLLPQQKSSSLNQIADQRSSDQRLALVEDFTKRLSLLTDTEDIVLNFVAMNHGGQSETQSHSVHKEAEEPKEDESKDFTEQRSSTPKQETAKSILRYPPTKYDNTVSKVPHMKEPSHKRSSTSLKVTERPKVSFGPYVEKCRPVPGKQKQKDFPKQIRHAAKGHYTPNPDQSLRHSSSLLNIRPPSPRRPGLNLSDPSNPLLHPPRLTYSSFNKKEGGSSLLQQGEKKKRGSYRKPLEMLLNLVDKHWMGERSLHHNNNFLSHAVQILSMMENDVSSREAEVRTLRREADALSFQAAAQEEEHKTEVRNLSAQLEEARSAVVSGFSTRKQCWALGGLNGFDEHTVFTRTQGKLNEQLRIVLEENVALQKQLIKLERQYLKTMMKSSPITQIKEAQTEVEELRKEIEGLREKVLEAEKVKDLSNMLQESHRSLVATNKCLLAELKGSGEL comes from the exons GTGTTTGACAACGATAACAGAGCAATGGATACGGGAGAGATTACAATTAAAACATCCCTGTCTGGGTAATA GTGATGTCCGCTCACTGAGCCTCCCGGGGACGTATGAAGAGAAGATCAGACATCTGGGAAACGCACTGATTAACTTTGTCCGTCTGAAGTCTTTGGACCTCTCCTGCAATGCGCTCGTCTTTGTTGAG GGGGTTCAACATTTGAAAGTGCTGGAAAGGCTCATCCTGTACTATAACTGCATACCTTCCCTTGAAGAGGTGAAAGTGTTGTACAAGCTGCCAGTtttgagagagctggacctcaGGCTCAACCCTCTGACCAAAAGTTACCCACAATACCGCCCTTGTCTGGTGCATGCCATGCCCAACCTACGCAAACTAG ATGGCTGTTCAGTCAGAGACACCGAGCGCAAAGCTGCCATAATGCAATTCTCCTCTGACCTTCTACCTCAGCAGAAGAGCTCATCTCTGAATCAAATTGCTGACCAAAG AAGCAGTGATCAGAGACTGGCTTTAGTTGAAGACTTTACCAAGAGGCTCTCTCTCCTGACTGACACTGAGGATATTGTGTTGAATTTTGTTGCGATGAATCATGGAGGCCAAAGTGAAACTCAGTCCCACTCAGTTCACAAGGAGGCAGAAG AACCCAAAGAGGACGAATCGAAGGATTTTACAGAACAGAGAAGTTCTACTCCAAAACAG gaaaCGGCTAAATCCATCCTGAGGTACCCCCCTACAAAATATG ATAACACAGTGTCCAAAGTGCCACACATGAAAGAACCATCTCATAAAAGAAGTTCTACCTCATTAAAAGTGACTGAAAGACCAAAGGTGTCCTTTGGCCCCTATGTAGAGAAATGCAGACCTGTGCCtggaaaacaaaagcaaaaggaCTTCCCCAAACAAATCAGACATGCAGCTAAGGGACATTATACCCCTAATCCTG aTCAAAGTCTTCGTCATAGTTCCTCATTACTTAATATCCGGCCTCCCAGTCCACGTCGTCCTGGTTTGAATTTGTCTGACCCCTCCAACCCCCTTTTACATCCTCCGAGACTAACCTACTCTAGCTTCAACAAGAAAGAAGGGGGCTCCAGCCTGCTGCAGCagggggagaagaaaaaaagg GGTAGTTATAGGAAGCCCCTGGAGATGCTCCTCAACCTCGTGGACAAACACTGGATGGGAGAGAGATCACTGCATCATAACAACAACTTCCTGT CTCACGCAGTCCAGATCCTTTCTATGATGGAAAACGATGTTTCCAGTAGGGAGGCTGAGGTCAGGACCTTAAGACGGGAAGCTGATGCACTGAGCTTTCAAGCAGCTGCACAGGAGGAAGAGCACAAAACTGAAGTCCGTAACCTCTCCGCTCAGCTGGAGGAAGCTCGCAGTGCAGTTGTGAGTGGATTCAGCACTAGAAAACAATGTTGGGCTTTAGGAGGCCTTAATGGTTTCGATGAGCACACTGTCTTTACTCGAACACAGGGCAAACTAAATGAGCAGCTGAGGATTGTCTTGGAGGAAAATGTTGCTCTACAAAAACAGCTCATCAAGTTAGAACGACAGTATCTCAAGACTATGATGAAAAGTTCACCTATCACTCAGATTAAAG AGGCTCAGACAGAAGTGGAAGAGCTGAGGAAAGAGATCGAGGGGTTGAGGGAGAAAGTGCTGGAGGCCGAGAAAGTCAAGGATTTGTCAAATATGCTGCAAGAAAGCCACAG GTCCCTGGTGGCTACCAACAAGTGTTTGCTAGCTGAGCTGAAGGGAAGTGGGgaactttaa
- the cep72 gene encoding centrosomal protein of 72 kDa isoform X5: MAAECLTTITEQWIRERLQLKHPCLGDVRSLSLPGTYEEKIRHLGNALINFVRLKSLDLSCNALVFVEGVQHLKVLERLILYYNCIPSLEEVKVLYKLPVLRELDLRLNPLTKSYPQYRPCLVHAMPNLRKLDGCSVRDTERKAAIMQFSSDLLPQQKSSSLNQIADQRSSDQRLALVEDFTKRLSLLTDTEDIVLNFVAMNHGGQSETQSHSVHKEAEEPKEDESKDFTEQRSSTPKQETAKSILRYPPTKYDNTVSKVPHMKEPSHKRSSTSLKVTERPKVSFGPYVEKCRPVPGKQKQKDFPKQIRHAAKGHYTPNPDQSLRHSSSLLNIRPPSPRRPGLNLSDPSNPLLHPPRLTYSSFNKKEGGSSLLQQGEKKKRGSYRKPLEMLLNLVDKHWMGERSLHHNNNFLSHAVQILSMMENDVSSREAEVRTLRREADALSFQAAAQEEEHKTEVRNLSAQLEEARSAVGKLNEQLRIVLEENVALQKQLIKLERQYLKTMMKSSPITQIKEAQTEVEELRKEIEGLREKVLEAEKVKDLSNMLQESHRSLVATNKCLLAELKGSGEL; encoded by the exons GTGTTTGACAACGATAACAGAGCAATGGATACGGGAGAGATTACAATTAAAACATCCCTGTCTGG GTGATGTCCGCTCACTGAGCCTCCCGGGGACGTATGAAGAGAAGATCAGACATCTGGGAAACGCACTGATTAACTTTGTCCGTCTGAAGTCTTTGGACCTCTCCTGCAATGCGCTCGTCTTTGTTGAG GGGGTTCAACATTTGAAAGTGCTGGAAAGGCTCATCCTGTACTATAACTGCATACCTTCCCTTGAAGAGGTGAAAGTGTTGTACAAGCTGCCAGTtttgagagagctggacctcaGGCTCAACCCTCTGACCAAAAGTTACCCACAATACCGCCCTTGTCTGGTGCATGCCATGCCCAACCTACGCAAACTAG ATGGCTGTTCAGTCAGAGACACCGAGCGCAAAGCTGCCATAATGCAATTCTCCTCTGACCTTCTACCTCAGCAGAAGAGCTCATCTCTGAATCAAATTGCTGACCAAAG AAGCAGTGATCAGAGACTGGCTTTAGTTGAAGACTTTACCAAGAGGCTCTCTCTCCTGACTGACACTGAGGATATTGTGTTGAATTTTGTTGCGATGAATCATGGAGGCCAAAGTGAAACTCAGTCCCACTCAGTTCACAAGGAGGCAGAAG AACCCAAAGAGGACGAATCGAAGGATTTTACAGAACAGAGAAGTTCTACTCCAAAACAG gaaaCGGCTAAATCCATCCTGAGGTACCCCCCTACAAAATATG ATAACACAGTGTCCAAAGTGCCACACATGAAAGAACCATCTCATAAAAGAAGTTCTACCTCATTAAAAGTGACTGAAAGACCAAAGGTGTCCTTTGGCCCCTATGTAGAGAAATGCAGACCTGTGCCtggaaaacaaaagcaaaaggaCTTCCCCAAACAAATCAGACATGCAGCTAAGGGACATTATACCCCTAATCCTG aTCAAAGTCTTCGTCATAGTTCCTCATTACTTAATATCCGGCCTCCCAGTCCACGTCGTCCTGGTTTGAATTTGTCTGACCCCTCCAACCCCCTTTTACATCCTCCGAGACTAACCTACTCTAGCTTCAACAAGAAAGAAGGGGGCTCCAGCCTGCTGCAGCagggggagaagaaaaaaagg GGTAGTTATAGGAAGCCCCTGGAGATGCTCCTCAACCTCGTGGACAAACACTGGATGGGAGAGAGATCACTGCATCATAACAACAACTTCCTGT CTCACGCAGTCCAGATCCTTTCTATGATGGAAAACGATGTTTCCAGTAGGGAGGCTGAGGTCAGGACCTTAAGACGGGAAGCTGATGCACTGAGCTTTCAAGCAGCTGCACAGGAGGAAGAGCACAAAACTGAAGTCCGTAACCTCTCCGCTCAGCTGGAGGAAGCTCGCAGTGCAGTT GGCAAACTAAATGAGCAGCTGAGGATTGTCTTGGAGGAAAATGTTGCTCTACAAAAACAGCTCATCAAGTTAGAACGACAGTATCTCAAGACTATGATGAAAAGTTCACCTATCACTCAGATTAAAG AGGCTCAGACAGAAGTGGAAGAGCTGAGGAAAGAGATCGAGGGGTTGAGGGAGAAAGTGCTGGAGGCCGAGAAAGTCAAGGATTTGTCAAATATGCTGCAAGAAAGCCACAG GTCCCTGGTGGCTACCAACAAGTGTTTGCTAGCTGAGCTGAAGGGAAGTGGGgaactttaa
- the cep72 gene encoding centrosomal protein of 72 kDa isoform X6 codes for MAAECLTTITEQWIRERLQLKHPCLGNSDVRSLSLPGTYEEKIRHLGNALINFVRLKSLDLSCNALVFVEGVQHLKVLERLILYYNCIPSLEEVKVLYKLPVLRELDLRLNPLTKSYPQYRPCLVHAMPNLRKLDGCSVRDTERKAAIMQFSSDLLPQQKSSSLNQIADQRSSDQRLALVEDFTKRLSLLTDTEDIVLNFVAMNHGGQSETQSHSVHKEAEEPKEDESKDFTEQRSSTPKQETAKSILRYPPTKYEKCRPVPGKQKQKDFPKQIRHAAKGHYTPNPDQSLRHSSSLLNIRPPSPRRPGLNLSDPSNPLLHPPRLTYSSFNKKEGGSSLLQQGEKKKRGSYRKPLEMLLNLVDKHWMGERSLHHNNNFLSHAVQILSMMENDVSSREAEVRTLRREADALSFQAAAQEEEHKTEVRNLSAQLEEARSAVVSGFSTRKQCWALGGLNGFDEHTVFTRTQGKLNEQLRIVLEENVALQKQLIKLERQYLKTMMKSSPITQIKEAQTEVEELRKEIEGLREKVLEAEKVKDLSNMLQESHRSLVATNKCLLAELKGSGEL; via the exons GTGTTTGACAACGATAACAGAGCAATGGATACGGGAGAGATTACAATTAAAACATCCCTGTCTGGGTAATA GTGATGTCCGCTCACTGAGCCTCCCGGGGACGTATGAAGAGAAGATCAGACATCTGGGAAACGCACTGATTAACTTTGTCCGTCTGAAGTCTTTGGACCTCTCCTGCAATGCGCTCGTCTTTGTTGAG GGGGTTCAACATTTGAAAGTGCTGGAAAGGCTCATCCTGTACTATAACTGCATACCTTCCCTTGAAGAGGTGAAAGTGTTGTACAAGCTGCCAGTtttgagagagctggacctcaGGCTCAACCCTCTGACCAAAAGTTACCCACAATACCGCCCTTGTCTGGTGCATGCCATGCCCAACCTACGCAAACTAG ATGGCTGTTCAGTCAGAGACACCGAGCGCAAAGCTGCCATAATGCAATTCTCCTCTGACCTTCTACCTCAGCAGAAGAGCTCATCTCTGAATCAAATTGCTGACCAAAG AAGCAGTGATCAGAGACTGGCTTTAGTTGAAGACTTTACCAAGAGGCTCTCTCTCCTGACTGACACTGAGGATATTGTGTTGAATTTTGTTGCGATGAATCATGGAGGCCAAAGTGAAACTCAGTCCCACTCAGTTCACAAGGAGGCAGAAG AACCCAAAGAGGACGAATCGAAGGATTTTACAGAACAGAGAAGTTCTACTCCAAAACAG gaaaCGGCTAAATCCATCCTGAGGTACCCCCCTACAAAATATG AGAAATGCAGACCTGTGCCtggaaaacaaaagcaaaaggaCTTCCCCAAACAAATCAGACATGCAGCTAAGGGACATTATACCCCTAATCCTG aTCAAAGTCTTCGTCATAGTTCCTCATTACTTAATATCCGGCCTCCCAGTCCACGTCGTCCTGGTTTGAATTTGTCTGACCCCTCCAACCCCCTTTTACATCCTCCGAGACTAACCTACTCTAGCTTCAACAAGAAAGAAGGGGGCTCCAGCCTGCTGCAGCagggggagaagaaaaaaagg GGTAGTTATAGGAAGCCCCTGGAGATGCTCCTCAACCTCGTGGACAAACACTGGATGGGAGAGAGATCACTGCATCATAACAACAACTTCCTGT CTCACGCAGTCCAGATCCTTTCTATGATGGAAAACGATGTTTCCAGTAGGGAGGCTGAGGTCAGGACCTTAAGACGGGAAGCTGATGCACTGAGCTTTCAAGCAGCTGCACAGGAGGAAGAGCACAAAACTGAAGTCCGTAACCTCTCCGCTCAGCTGGAGGAAGCTCGCAGTGCAGTTGTGAGTGGATTCAGCACTAGAAAACAATGTTGGGCTTTAGGAGGCCTTAATGGTTTCGATGAGCACACTGTCTTTACTCGAACACAGGGCAAACTAAATGAGCAGCTGAGGATTGTCTTGGAGGAAAATGTTGCTCTACAAAAACAGCTCATCAAGTTAGAACGACAGTATCTCAAGACTATGATGAAAAGTTCACCTATCACTCAGATTAAAG AGGCTCAGACAGAAGTGGAAGAGCTGAGGAAAGAGATCGAGGGGTTGAGGGAGAAAGTGCTGGAGGCCGAGAAAGTCAAGGATTTGTCAAATATGCTGCAAGAAAGCCACAG GTCCCTGGTGGCTACCAACAAGTGTTTGCTAGCTGAGCTGAAGGGAAGTGGGgaactttaa
- the cep72 gene encoding centrosomal protein of 72 kDa isoform X3 gives MAAECLTTITEQWIRERLQLKHPCLGDVRSLSLPGTYEEKIRHLGNALINFVRLKSLDLSCNALVFVEGVQHLKVLERLILYYNCIPSLEEVKVLYKLPVLRELDLRLNPLTKSYPQYRPCLVHAMPNLRKLDGCSVRDTERKAAIMQFSSDLLPQQKSSSLNQIADQRSSDQRLALVEDFTKRLSLLTDTEDIVLNFVAMNHGGQSETQSHSVHKEAEEPKEDESKDFTEQRSSTPKQETAKSILRYPPTKYDNTVSKVPHMKEPSHKRSSTSLKVTERPKVSFGPYVEKCRPVPGKQKQKDFPKQIRHAAKGHYTPNPDQSLRHSSSLLNIRPPSPRRPGLNLSDPSNPLLHPPRLTYSSFNKKEGGSSLLQQGEKKKRGSYRKPLEMLLNLVDKHWMGERSLHHNNNFLSHAVQILSMMENDVSSREAEVRTLRREADALSFQAAAQEEEHKTEVRNLSAQLEEARSAVVSGFSTRKQCWALGGLNGFDEHTVFTRTQGKLNEQLRIVLEENVALQKQLIKLERQYLKTMMKSSPITQIKEAQTEVEELRKEIEGLREKVLEAEKVKDLSNMLQESHRSLVATNKCLLAELKGSGEL, from the exons GTGTTTGACAACGATAACAGAGCAATGGATACGGGAGAGATTACAATTAAAACATCCCTGTCTGG GTGATGTCCGCTCACTGAGCCTCCCGGGGACGTATGAAGAGAAGATCAGACATCTGGGAAACGCACTGATTAACTTTGTCCGTCTGAAGTCTTTGGACCTCTCCTGCAATGCGCTCGTCTTTGTTGAG GGGGTTCAACATTTGAAAGTGCTGGAAAGGCTCATCCTGTACTATAACTGCATACCTTCCCTTGAAGAGGTGAAAGTGTTGTACAAGCTGCCAGTtttgagagagctggacctcaGGCTCAACCCTCTGACCAAAAGTTACCCACAATACCGCCCTTGTCTGGTGCATGCCATGCCCAACCTACGCAAACTAG ATGGCTGTTCAGTCAGAGACACCGAGCGCAAAGCTGCCATAATGCAATTCTCCTCTGACCTTCTACCTCAGCAGAAGAGCTCATCTCTGAATCAAATTGCTGACCAAAG AAGCAGTGATCAGAGACTGGCTTTAGTTGAAGACTTTACCAAGAGGCTCTCTCTCCTGACTGACACTGAGGATATTGTGTTGAATTTTGTTGCGATGAATCATGGAGGCCAAAGTGAAACTCAGTCCCACTCAGTTCACAAGGAGGCAGAAG AACCCAAAGAGGACGAATCGAAGGATTTTACAGAACAGAGAAGTTCTACTCCAAAACAG gaaaCGGCTAAATCCATCCTGAGGTACCCCCCTACAAAATATG ATAACACAGTGTCCAAAGTGCCACACATGAAAGAACCATCTCATAAAAGAAGTTCTACCTCATTAAAAGTGACTGAAAGACCAAAGGTGTCCTTTGGCCCCTATGTAGAGAAATGCAGACCTGTGCCtggaaaacaaaagcaaaaggaCTTCCCCAAACAAATCAGACATGCAGCTAAGGGACATTATACCCCTAATCCTG aTCAAAGTCTTCGTCATAGTTCCTCATTACTTAATATCCGGCCTCCCAGTCCACGTCGTCCTGGTTTGAATTTGTCTGACCCCTCCAACCCCCTTTTACATCCTCCGAGACTAACCTACTCTAGCTTCAACAAGAAAGAAGGGGGCTCCAGCCTGCTGCAGCagggggagaagaaaaaaagg GGTAGTTATAGGAAGCCCCTGGAGATGCTCCTCAACCTCGTGGACAAACACTGGATGGGAGAGAGATCACTGCATCATAACAACAACTTCCTGT CTCACGCAGTCCAGATCCTTTCTATGATGGAAAACGATGTTTCCAGTAGGGAGGCTGAGGTCAGGACCTTAAGACGGGAAGCTGATGCACTGAGCTTTCAAGCAGCTGCACAGGAGGAAGAGCACAAAACTGAAGTCCGTAACCTCTCCGCTCAGCTGGAGGAAGCTCGCAGTGCAGTTGTGAGTGGATTCAGCACTAGAAAACAATGTTGGGCTTTAGGAGGCCTTAATGGTTTCGATGAGCACACTGTCTTTACTCGAACACAGGGCAAACTAAATGAGCAGCTGAGGATTGTCTTGGAGGAAAATGTTGCTCTACAAAAACAGCTCATCAAGTTAGAACGACAGTATCTCAAGACTATGATGAAAAGTTCACCTATCACTCAGATTAAAG AGGCTCAGACAGAAGTGGAAGAGCTGAGGAAAGAGATCGAGGGGTTGAGGGAGAAAGTGCTGGAGGCCGAGAAAGTCAAGGATTTGTCAAATATGCTGCAAGAAAGCCACAG GTCCCTGGTGGCTACCAACAAGTGTTTGCTAGCTGAGCTGAAGGGAAGTGGGgaactttaa
- the cep72 gene encoding centrosomal protein of 72 kDa isoform X4, giving the protein MAAECLTTITEQWIRERLQLKHPCLGNSDVRSLSLPGTYEEKIRHLGNALINFVRLKSLDLSCNALVFVEGVQHLKVLERLILYYNCIPSLEEVKVLYKLPVLRELDLRLNPLTKSYPQYRPCLVHAMPNLRKLDGCSVRDTERKAAIMQFSSDLLPQQKSSSLNQIADQRSSDQRLALVEDFTKRLSLLTDTEDIVLNFVAMNHGGQSETQSHSVHKEAEEPKEDESKDFTEQRSSTPKQETAKSILRYPPTKYDNTVSKVPHMKEPSHKRSSTSLKVTERPKVSFGPYVEKCRPVPGKQKQKDFPKQIRHAAKGHYTPNPDQSLRHSSSLLNIRPPSPRRPGLNLSDPSNPLLHPPRLTYSSFNKKEGGSSLLQQGEKKKRGSYRKPLEMLLNLVDKHWMGERSLHHNNNFLSHAVQILSMMENDVSSREAEVRTLRREADALSFQAAAQEEEHKTEVRNLSAQLEEARSAVGKLNEQLRIVLEENVALQKQLIKLERQYLKTMMKSSPITQIKEAQTEVEELRKEIEGLREKVLEAEKVKDLSNMLQESHRSLVATNKCLLAELKGSGEL; this is encoded by the exons GTGTTTGACAACGATAACAGAGCAATGGATACGGGAGAGATTACAATTAAAACATCCCTGTCTGGGTAATA GTGATGTCCGCTCACTGAGCCTCCCGGGGACGTATGAAGAGAAGATCAGACATCTGGGAAACGCACTGATTAACTTTGTCCGTCTGAAGTCTTTGGACCTCTCCTGCAATGCGCTCGTCTTTGTTGAG GGGGTTCAACATTTGAAAGTGCTGGAAAGGCTCATCCTGTACTATAACTGCATACCTTCCCTTGAAGAGGTGAAAGTGTTGTACAAGCTGCCAGTtttgagagagctggacctcaGGCTCAACCCTCTGACCAAAAGTTACCCACAATACCGCCCTTGTCTGGTGCATGCCATGCCCAACCTACGCAAACTAG ATGGCTGTTCAGTCAGAGACACCGAGCGCAAAGCTGCCATAATGCAATTCTCCTCTGACCTTCTACCTCAGCAGAAGAGCTCATCTCTGAATCAAATTGCTGACCAAAG AAGCAGTGATCAGAGACTGGCTTTAGTTGAAGACTTTACCAAGAGGCTCTCTCTCCTGACTGACACTGAGGATATTGTGTTGAATTTTGTTGCGATGAATCATGGAGGCCAAAGTGAAACTCAGTCCCACTCAGTTCACAAGGAGGCAGAAG AACCCAAAGAGGACGAATCGAAGGATTTTACAGAACAGAGAAGTTCTACTCCAAAACAG gaaaCGGCTAAATCCATCCTGAGGTACCCCCCTACAAAATATG ATAACACAGTGTCCAAAGTGCCACACATGAAAGAACCATCTCATAAAAGAAGTTCTACCTCATTAAAAGTGACTGAAAGACCAAAGGTGTCCTTTGGCCCCTATGTAGAGAAATGCAGACCTGTGCCtggaaaacaaaagcaaaaggaCTTCCCCAAACAAATCAGACATGCAGCTAAGGGACATTATACCCCTAATCCTG aTCAAAGTCTTCGTCATAGTTCCTCATTACTTAATATCCGGCCTCCCAGTCCACGTCGTCCTGGTTTGAATTTGTCTGACCCCTCCAACCCCCTTTTACATCCTCCGAGACTAACCTACTCTAGCTTCAACAAGAAAGAAGGGGGCTCCAGCCTGCTGCAGCagggggagaagaaaaaaagg GGTAGTTATAGGAAGCCCCTGGAGATGCTCCTCAACCTCGTGGACAAACACTGGATGGGAGAGAGATCACTGCATCATAACAACAACTTCCTGT CTCACGCAGTCCAGATCCTTTCTATGATGGAAAACGATGTTTCCAGTAGGGAGGCTGAGGTCAGGACCTTAAGACGGGAAGCTGATGCACTGAGCTTTCAAGCAGCTGCACAGGAGGAAGAGCACAAAACTGAAGTCCGTAACCTCTCCGCTCAGCTGGAGGAAGCTCGCAGTGCAGTT GGCAAACTAAATGAGCAGCTGAGGATTGTCTTGGAGGAAAATGTTGCTCTACAAAAACAGCTCATCAAGTTAGAACGACAGTATCTCAAGACTATGATGAAAAGTTCACCTATCACTCAGATTAAAG AGGCTCAGACAGAAGTGGAAGAGCTGAGGAAAGAGATCGAGGGGTTGAGGGAGAAAGTGCTGGAGGCCGAGAAAGTCAAGGATTTGTCAAATATGCTGCAAGAAAGCCACAG GTCCCTGGTGGCTACCAACAAGTGTTTGCTAGCTGAGCTGAAGGGAAGTGGGgaactttaa